The following coding sequences are from one Capsicum annuum cultivar UCD-10X-F1 chromosome 3, UCD10Xv1.1, whole genome shotgun sequence window:
- the LOC107862761 gene encoding UDP-arabinopyranose mutase 3 isoform X2, with product MAPILKDEVDIVIPTIRSLNFLENWRPFFEPYHLIIIQDGDPTKVIGVPKGFDYELYNRNDINRILGPKANCISFKDGACRCFGFLVSKKKFIYTIDDDCFVAKDPTGKDIDTLTQHLDNLTKPSTPYFFNTLYDPYREGADFVRGYPFSLRQGVPTAVSHGLWLNIPDYDAPTQLVKPLERNTRYVDAVMTIPKGTLYPMCAMNLAFNRELIGAAMYFGIMGEGHPLGRYDDMWAGWCTKVVCDHLGYGVKTGLPYLWHSKASNPFVNLKKEYKGLFWQEEMIPFFQSVVLPKECTNAQQCYLELAKLTKEKLGPIDPYFHNFADAMVAWIEAWEEFNPPANAKTESV from the exons ATGGCTCCAATATTGAAGGATGAGGTAGACATAGTGATACCAACCATAAGGAGCTTGAACTTCTTGGAGAACTGGAGGCCATTCTTTGAGCCATACCATTTGATCATCATCCAAGATGGAGATCCCACTAAGGTGATCGGGGTCCCTAAGGGCTTCGACTATGAGCTCTACAATCGCAATGACATCAACCGCATTCTTGGTCCCAAGGCCAATTGCATCTCCTTCAAGGATGGTGCCTGTCGTTGCTTTGGTTTCTTGGTTTCCAAGAAGAAGTTCATTTATACCATTGATGATGACTGCTTT GTGGCGAAGGATCCTACTGGGAAAGATATAGATACGTTAACACAGCATCTTGACAATCTGACGAAACCATCCACACCCTACTTCTTCAACACTCTGTATGATCCTTACAGAGAAGGTGCTGATTTCGTTCGCGGGTATCCCTTTAGCTTGAGGCAAGGTGTTCCAACAGCTGTCTCTCATGGACTCTGGCTTAACATCCCTGATTATGATGCCCCCACTCAGCTCGTCAAGCCTCTGGAGCGTAACACCAG GTATGTGGATGCTGTGATGACAATCCCCAAAGGGACTCTCTATCCCATGTGTGCTATGAACCTCGCATTTAACAGAGAACTTATTGGCGCTGCTATGTATTTCGGGATTATGGGTGAAGGCCACCCTCTTGGCAGATACGATGATATGTGGGCTGGTTGGTGTACCAAA GTGGTGTGTGATCATTTGGGTTATGGTGTGAAGACGGGGCTGCCATACTTATGGCACAGTAAGGCTAGCAATCCATTTGTGAACCTGAAGAAGGAATACAAGGGGTTGTTCTGGCAGGAAGAGATGATTCCCTTCTTCCAATCTGTTGTCTTACCAAAAGAATGCACCAATGCTCAACAGTGCTATCTCGAGCTCGCTAAGCTGACCAAGGAAAAGCTTGGTCCAATTGATCCCTATTTCCACAATTTTGCTGATGCTATGGTTGCCTGGATTGAGGCCTGGGAAGAATTCAACCCACCAGCAAACGCCAAGACTGAATCTGTTTAG
- the LOC107862761 gene encoding UDP-arabinopyranose mutase 3 isoform X1: protein MAPILKDEVDIVIPTIRSLNFLENWRPFFEPYHLIIIQDGDPTKVIGVPKGFDYELYNRNDINRILGPKANCISFKDGACRCFGFLVSKKKFIYTIDDDCFVAKDPTGKDIDTLTQHLDNLTKPSTPYFFNTLYDPYREGADFVRGYPFSLRQGVPTAVSHGLWLNIPDYDAPTQLVKPLERNTSVGSNRYVDAVMTIPKGTLYPMCAMNLAFNRELIGAAMYFGIMGEGHPLGRYDDMWAGWCTKVVCDHLGYGVKTGLPYLWHSKASNPFVNLKKEYKGLFWQEEMIPFFQSVVLPKECTNAQQCYLELAKLTKEKLGPIDPYFHNFADAMVAWIEAWEEFNPPANAKTESV, encoded by the exons ATGGCTCCAATATTGAAGGATGAGGTAGACATAGTGATACCAACCATAAGGAGCTTGAACTTCTTGGAGAACTGGAGGCCATTCTTTGAGCCATACCATTTGATCATCATCCAAGATGGAGATCCCACTAAGGTGATCGGGGTCCCTAAGGGCTTCGACTATGAGCTCTACAATCGCAATGACATCAACCGCATTCTTGGTCCCAAGGCCAATTGCATCTCCTTCAAGGATGGTGCCTGTCGTTGCTTTGGTTTCTTGGTTTCCAAGAAGAAGTTCATTTATACCATTGATGATGACTGCTTT GTGGCGAAGGATCCTACTGGGAAAGATATAGATACGTTAACACAGCATCTTGACAATCTGACGAAACCATCCACACCCTACTTCTTCAACACTCTGTATGATCCTTACAGAGAAGGTGCTGATTTCGTTCGCGGGTATCCCTTTAGCTTGAGGCAAGGTGTTCCAACAGCTGTCTCTCATGGACTCTGGCTTAACATCCCTGATTATGATGCCCCCACTCAGCTCGTCAAGCCTCTGGAGCGTAACACCAG TGTTGGATCAAACAGGTATGTGGATGCTGTGATGACAATCCCCAAAGGGACTCTCTATCCCATGTGTGCTATGAACCTCGCATTTAACAGAGAACTTATTGGCGCTGCTATGTATTTCGGGATTATGGGTGAAGGCCACCCTCTTGGCAGATACGATGATATGTGGGCTGGTTGGTGTACCAAA GTGGTGTGTGATCATTTGGGTTATGGTGTGAAGACGGGGCTGCCATACTTATGGCACAGTAAGGCTAGCAATCCATTTGTGAACCTGAAGAAGGAATACAAGGGGTTGTTCTGGCAGGAAGAGATGATTCCCTTCTTCCAATCTGTTGTCTTACCAAAAGAATGCACCAATGCTCAACAGTGCTATCTCGAGCTCGCTAAGCTGACCAAGGAAAAGCTTGGTCCAATTGATCCCTATTTCCACAATTTTGCTGATGCTATGGTTGCCTGGATTGAGGCCTGGGAAGAATTCAACCCACCAGCAAACGCCAAGACTGAATCTGTTTAG
- the LOC107864928 gene encoding uncharacterized protein LOC107864928 encodes MTRGRGTGQGSIGSAGKSVARTNMPVHTANMLTIPTPTVAPQTVGGVGAPTSNHGSTSPTTPNQTNPTTVGTYSQTNQVGEDISRSNTNRESNSNRSHVRTLVTITSVGLQPSKACSNRIHESFKSELDHNGVNWKGVSCDIKDGYFGEFKKQFYWDSSITDAAVKKH; translated from the exons atgaCTCGAGGAAGAGGTACAGGTCAAGGAAGCATAGGGAGTGCGGGCAAGTCAGTAGCTAGGACTAATATGCCTGTTCATACTGCAAACATGCTTACTATTCCCACTCCTACAGTTGCGCCACAAACAGTCGGTGGCGTAGGTGCTCCAACTTCTAATCATGGTAGTACGTCTCCTACTACTCCAAATCAGACCAACCCAACAACTGTAGGTACGTATTCACAAACCAACCAAGTAGGTGAGGACATATCTCGTAGCAACACAAATAGAGAAAGTAATTCCAATCGGAGCCATGTGCGAACCCTTGTTACTATAACTTCTGTAGG ATTGCAACCTTCTAAAGCATGCTCCAATAGGATACAcgagtctttcaaaagtgaactTGATCACAATGGAGTCAATTGGAAAGGTGTCTCATGTGACATAAAAGATGGCTATTTTGGGGAATTCAAG aaacaatTCTATTGGGATTCTTCCATTACTGATGCTGCAGTAAAGAAACACTGA